The Malus domestica chromosome 10, GDT2T_hap1 genome contains a region encoding:
- the LOC114827443 gene encoding uncharacterized mitochondrial protein AtMg00810-like yields MKLPLGTPQEHETNKVCKLHKAIYGLKQSPRAWYSKLSSVLEATGFTTSHADSSLFVRTGISGNLVVLIYVDDLIITSDNIEEINALKSSLHQQFAIKDLGILKYFLGIKMATSSKGLFFNQMRYVLDLLDEVGMLNCKPASTPLVSRLQVDAPSEPLPNLRVYQRVVGKLIDLTITRPDIAYSVSFVSQFIHSPSMIHWESVKRILRYLKGSIGRGLLMQKHGSNHIMAYTDADWTGNALDRKSTTGFCTFVGGNLMTWKSKKQTVAARSSAKAEYRAMAATTCD; encoded by the coding sequence ATGAAGCTTCCTCTCGGAACTCCACAAGAGCATGAAACTAACAAAGTTTGCAAGCTCCATAAGGCCatatatggattgaagcaatcTCCCCGAGCCTGGTACTCGAAGTTAAGTTCAGTCCTTGAAGCTACAGGATTCACAACGAGCCATGCCGATTCCTCGTTATTTGTTCGCACTGGTATAAGTGGCAACCTAGTTGTtcttatatatgttgatgatcttaTTATAACAAGTGATAACATAGAAGAAATCAATGCCCTCAAATCCTCTCTTCATCAACAATTTGCCATTAAGGATTTGGGAATTTTAAAGTACTTTCTTGGCATTAAAATGGCTACTTCCTCCAAGGGTTTGTTCTTCAATCAAATGAGGTATGTTCTTGATCTATTGGATGAAGTTGGCATGTTGAATTGCAAGCCCGCTTCTACTCCTCTAGTGAGTAGACTTCAAGTAGATGCACCCAGTGAACCACTACCAAACCTTAGGGTTTATCAACGTGTGGTAGGAAAACTAATCGACCTCACTATCACCAGACCTGATATTGCTTATTCTGTAAGTTTTGTCAGTCAATTTATTCACTCTCCCTCGATGATTCACTGGGAGAGTGTCAAAAGGATACTTAGATACTTGAAGGGATCCATTGGCAGAGGCTTACTCATGCAAAAACATGGTTCAAatcatatcatggcatacactGATGCTGACTGGACGGGTAATGCCCTCGATCGCAAGTCTACCACTGGTTTCTGTACTTTTGTTGGTGGCAATCTTATGACATGGAAGAGTAAAAAACAAACCGTGGCTGCAAGATCAAGTGCTAAGGCTGAATACAGAGCCATGGCAGCCACGACTTGTGATTAA